GGGTTTGAAACTTAATTCCACTCAAGCCTTATTCTGTGTAACAGAAGTTCATACTAAAGATATGATAGATAAGTTAATAGAAAACATTAGTGAGGTGTTATGAGTGAAATGGCATCAAGCTACATGGGATGAACCACTAATATTTGAATATAAAGGGAAAAATAGGGTAGGCTTAAAGATACCAATAGAAGAAGAGTTAAGAAAGCAAGTAAAAATTAATTTACCAATAAATCTTAGGAGAAAAGATATAGATTTACCGGAGCTAAGTGAGTTAGAAGTAATTAGACATTTCATAAGGTTGTCACAAATGAGTTTCGGAGTAGATAACGGCATGGTACCCTTAGGATCTTGTACCATGAAATATAACCCTAAAATAGAGGAAGAGGCAGATAATCTGACTCAAAATTTACATCCATTACAAGATGAATCGACAGTTCAAGGAATATTGGAAGTTATTTATGACATGCAAAGATGGCTAGCTGAAATAACCGGAATGGAGTTGTGTAGTCTACAAGTGCCTGCTGGAGCAGCCGGAGAACTTGCTGGAGTATTAATGATTAAAAAATATCATGAGATTAAAGGTAGGAAAAATAGAGATGAAATGCTAGTTGCTGATACGGCACATGGAACTAACCCAGCTAGTGCATCGATGGAGAATTTTAAAGTGATTTATATAAAGTCGAATAATGAAGGGTTGGTAGATATTGATGTACTTAAGGAAATAGTAAGCGAAAGGACGGCTGGATTTATGTTGACTAATCCTAATACATTAGGATTGTTTGAAGAGAATATACTGGATATTGCAAAATACATACATTCAGTTGATGCAAAGCTTTATTATGATGGGGCAAACCTTAATGGCATTTTAGGTATAGTTAGGCCAGGAGATATGGGGTTTGACATAGTTCATTTGAACTTGCATAAGACCTTTGCTGTACCTCATGGAGGAGGTGGGCCAGGTGCTGGAGCAATTTGCGCTAAAGGAGAGATGGTTGATTATCTGCCATATCCACTTGTAGAGAAAAAGAATGGAAAATATTCACTAACTTATATACCTAAATATACTATAGGTAAGATAGCTACATATTATGGAAACATTGGCAACGTAGTAAGAGCTTATATCTATATTCTTGGATTGGGAGCTGAGGGCATATCATTAGTAGGTAAGATGAGCACGTTAGCCACAAATTACTTGATTTCTAAACTTAAAGATGTAAAAGGATTAGATTTAATTGCACCAAATAGACCTAGAAAGCATGAGGTAGTATTTTCTGCTAAAACGTTAGCTAAAGAAACTGGAGTTACAGCTAACGATATAGCTAAGGCGCTATTAGATAGAGGATTCTATGCTCCTACTATATATTTTCCTCCCAATGTAGAAGAGGCATTAATGATAGAACCCACAGAGACAGAACCAAAAGAGGTTTTGGATAGTTTCGCTGAGGCAGTAAGAGATATTATAAATTTGGCATATACTAACCCTAATGAGGTACTATCATCTCCAAAAAATACGGCAGTTAGGAGATTAGACCAAGTAATTGCAAATCATCCTTCAAGTGTTACTCCAACATATAGAGTGAAAAGATTAAGAGAAGAAGGAAAAATAGGTTCCTTAAAGTAATGAGAAAAGTATTGAGATATAACCAAGATAAGGTATAGATATAACAACGCCATTAATCTCAGCAACTTTTCCTATAACTTGTGTTTGAGATACTCCATATGGTCCTTCTAAACCAATTTTGTTATCAGGCTGAGGATTTGTTATATGATCTACTCCTTGGGTGACGTAATAGGTTTCTCCATCAATATAGTTTATTTTTATCACATGATGTATAACATATGTATTAAAAGTAGGCGATTTATATATTATTATATCTCCTATTTTAATATTGCTAGGAGATGTATAAAATGTTAAGTAACCATTTTGAAAAATAGGATACATTGAAACTCCTTCAACGCTTGCTGTTTGCACTACTCCAGATAAAACTACAATATAGATTAAAATTATAACAACAAGAAGTAATATATCACTCTTCTTCATCTAGATCACTAAGATCTAGTTCAATTACTTCAGCCCTATCTTCTTCCTCTTTTTCATCCCCAATTTTCTTTACACCTTTTTTACCTTCAACTTCTACTGAACTTCCGCCAGCCCTTATCTTTGAAACGACAGCTTTCCATTTATGACCATTAGGGCATTCAAAAGACCCCATTACTGTTATTGTTATTCTTCCGTAAGCGTCAGGGATTGGAGACACTAATTGCCACGTTTTAGTAGGTTTTTCAACTCTTGTACCACATGTAGGGCATACGTAGGGATCACTTTGCTTTTTTCTAGGCATAATTTGTATGATGAAAAACAAGACTATAAATTAATTCTCCTAATATTGCTGTTGAAAATAACGTAAATATTAAGAGATTAATCTTTCTCTTTATAGCAAAATTATAAGATATAAGGTTAAAAATAATCAAAAAAGGGTATAGGAGAGTAGGACTATAAAAATATGAAACAAGATAAGGAGCTGTAGTCCAGGCTATATAAAAAGCTTTTTCATTACTAAGCTTACCTTTAAGAATTTTAGCATAAAAAGGAGTTAAAGTACCATACACGACAAAAATTAGAAAGCACAAACATAATGACATATTAATCCTTGCTCTTAATTAACATTGAGATTTAAATGAATGACGACTACTTTAGGATAAAAAGAATCAAAGGTTATCAAATTCTAGATTCAAGAGGAAACAAGACAATAAGAGTAAAAGTTGAAACATATGGCGGAATATCAGCCACTGGCGATGCTCCAGCGGGTGCGTCAAAGGGAAGTAGAGAAGCAATAGAATTAAGAGATCAAGATGGGGGAGTAACTAGAGCAATAGAATTAGTTAATAGTCTAATTAACGATTCACTAAGAGATTTTGATGTTAGAAATCAATTGGGAATAGATCTTACTCTAATAAAAATGGATGGCACCCCTAATAAATCAAAAATAGGTGGAAATACCACAATTGCCACTTCTATTGCAGTAGTTAAGGCAGCGGCAAAATCCCTTGGTCTCGAA
The nucleotide sequence above comes from Sulfurisphaera javensis. Encoded proteins:
- a CDS encoding chromatin protein Cren7, producing MPRKKQSDPYVCPTCGTRVEKPTKTWQLVSPIPDAYGRITITVMGSFECPNGHKWKAVVSKIRAGGSSVEVEGKKGVKKIGDEKEEEDRAEVIELDLSDLDEEE
- a CDS encoding signal peptidase I, with amino-acid sequence MKKSDILLLVVIILIYIVVLSGVVQTASVEGVSMYPIFQNGYLTFYTSPSNIKIGDIIIYKSPTFNTYVIHHVIKINYIDGETYYVTQGVDHITNPQPDNKIGLEGPYGVSQTQVIGKVAEINGVVISIPYLGYISILFSLL
- the gcvPB gene encoding aminomethyl-transferring glycine dehydrogenase subunit GcvPB, giving the protein MKWHQATWDEPLIFEYKGKNRVGLKIPIEEELRKQVKINLPINLRRKDIDLPELSELEVIRHFIRLSQMSFGVDNGMVPLGSCTMKYNPKIEEEADNLTQNLHPLQDESTVQGILEVIYDMQRWLAEITGMELCSLQVPAGAAGELAGVLMIKKYHEIKGRKNRDEMLVADTAHGTNPASASMENFKVIYIKSNNEGLVDIDVLKEIVSERTAGFMLTNPNTLGLFEENILDIAKYIHSVDAKLYYDGANLNGILGIVRPGDMGFDIVHLNLHKTFAVPHGGGGPGAGAICAKGEMVDYLPYPLVEKKNGKYSLTYIPKYTIGKIATYYGNIGNVVRAYIYILGLGAEGISLVGKMSTLATNYLISKLKDVKGLDLIAPNRPRKHEVVFSAKTLAKETGVTANDIAKALLDRGFYAPTIYFPPNVEEALMIEPTETEPKEVLDSFAEAVRDIINLAYTNPNEVLSSPKNTAVRRLDQVIANHPSSVTPTYRVKRLREEGKIGSLK